The Candidatus Stygibacter australis genome has a segment encoding these proteins:
- a CDS encoding flavodoxin, with protein sequence MKTAIIYFSLTGFTKSIAETMAKVLDADLIPLLTEDAQSKDSKFISILKGGSQVMGKKKPKLIEYNFNPADYDLVIIGTPVWAWSFVPALRTFFGEHDLAGKKVAVYATHQGGPGKTLKNMIAEMPEASIVGERDFLNEKGKESRSLSNARLWAAELIKKTNLPI encoded by the coding sequence ATGAAAACTGCAATTATTTATTTTTCTTTAACTGGTTTCACGAAATCTATTGCTGAAACCATGGCGAAAGTGCTTGATGCTGATCTTATCCCTCTGTTAACAGAGGATGCACAGAGCAAAGATTCTAAATTTATCTCTATTTTGAAGGGTGGTTCACAGGTTATGGGCAAAAAGAAACCTAAACTGATAGAATATAATTTCAATCCAGCGGATTATGATCTGGTGATCATTGGTACACCCGTCTGGGCATGGTCATTTGTCCCAGCCTTACGAACTTTTTTTGGTGAACATGACCTTGCTGGTAAAAAGGTTGCTGTCTATGCCACTCATCAGGGAGGACCGGGCAAAACCCTCAAAAATATGATAGCTGAAATGCCTGAAGCATCTATAGTGGGTGAACGTGATTTCTTGAATGAAAAAGGTAAAGAATCCCGCTCTCTTTCAAATGCCCGGCTCTGGGCAGCAGAATTGATCAAGAAAACCAATTTGCCAATTTGA
- a CDS encoding carboxypeptidase regulatory-like domain-containing protein, whose amino-acid sequence MKYILVSFVLVLFFSPLSAVHNFTINGQESLTVAVSDSLYLEFEFENEGNSADFDLSIEILGQQIPLFSGNYALFEDGGLLDSTGLDGTFAGGFNNFIQLPEGTTLVVTLTDEDVSDAVEIQFEQLDTDFSIAGTVTQESGWIDLPVMGGVVFTIYNGSAEYLIDLFENFSLEALLEFISSDHYLLSDLTGLLGNYQIFVPEDIPDVPCTVGVYSALDLNGEFLAPEMQEVTVNGNVSGIDFYYGYPDGDFSGLVLNTEGEPVANAAFIVENPNSTIPWFFTTDESGAFLFALANGTYSYTVTALGYEIYSDEVTINDDNVYLEIVLQGGGGEPGGVFYGFVLNEQSEPVVNAEIVLMPVSGGDTQYVYTMGDGSFSIELMNGIYNYMVSHAWYMGDTGEFEIADADVYLEIIMQPVDSNDEDVLSLRNLRAWPNPFNPQINFSFQLTEQAEVALHIYNIRGELVNTLINQNLAAGDHNFSWTGISVDNTLASSGVYYYRLQSSDIDYKGKILLLK is encoded by the coding sequence ATGAAGTATATTTTAGTTAGTTTTGTATTAGTATTGTTTTTTTCCCCATTATCTGCAGTACATAATTTCACAATAAATGGTCAGGAATCCTTAACAGTAGCTGTTTCAGATAGTTTATATCTGGAATTTGAATTTGAGAATGAAGGTAATTCAGCAGACTTTGATCTGTCTATAGAAATTTTAGGACAGCAAATCCCCCTGTTTTCAGGAAACTATGCGCTTTTTGAAGATGGAGGGCTTTTAGACAGTACCGGTTTAGATGGCACTTTTGCGGGAGGGTTTAATAATTTTATTCAGCTTCCTGAAGGAACTACTTTGGTGGTTACACTCACAGACGAAGATGTGTCTGATGCCGTAGAAATCCAGTTTGAACAGCTTGATACTGATTTCAGTATAGCAGGTACAGTAACTCAGGAAAGCGGATGGATAGACCTGCCGGTGATGGGGGGAGTGGTCTTTACTATTTATAATGGCAGTGCAGAATACCTGATAGATTTATTTGAGAATTTCAGTCTGGAAGCATTACTGGAATTTATTTCTTCTGATCATTACCTGCTCAGCGATCTTACAGGACTTCTGGGAAACTATCAGATATTCGTACCAGAGGATATTCCAGATGTACCCTGCACAGTGGGAGTGTATAGTGCATTGGATCTTAACGGTGAATTTCTGGCACCAGAGATGCAGGAAGTAACTGTGAATGGAAATGTCAGTGGTATTGATTTCTATTATGGGTATCCTGATGGAGATTTTTCTGGTTTAGTACTTAATACTGAGGGAGAACCTGTTGCTAATGCAGCTTTTATCGTGGAAAATCCCAATTCCACAATTCCCTGGTTCTTTACTACTGATGAAAGTGGAGCTTTTTTATTCGCCCTGGCAAATGGAACTTATAGCTATACCGTTACAGCTTTAGGTTATGAAATATATTCCGATGAAGTTACTATTAATGATGATAATGTCTATTTGGAGATAGTTCTGCAGGGAGGTGGTGGCGAACCGGGCGGTGTTTTTTATGGTTTTGTGCTCAATGAACAGAGTGAACCGGTTGTCAATGCTGAGATAGTGCTCATGCCAGTATCTGGCGGAGACACGCAATATGTTTACACAATGGGAGATGGCAGTTTCAGCATAGAGTTAATGAATGGCATTTATAATTATATGGTCAGTCACGCCTGGTATATGGGAGATACTGGTGAATTTGAAATAGCAGATGCAGATGTATATCTGGAGATCATTATGCAGCCAGTGGATTCTAATGATGAAGATGTGCTCAGTCTTAGGAATTTAAGAGCCTGGCCCAATCCCTTTAATCCCCAGATAAATTTCAGCTTTCAATTGACTGAGCAAGCCGAAGTTGCTCTACACATATATAATATCCGGGGAGAATTAGTGAATACGCTGATAAATCAGAATTTAGCAGCAGGAGATCATAATTTCTCATGGACAGGGATATCAGTCGATAATACTCTGGCAAGCAGCGGAGTATATTATTATCGCCTTCAAAGCAGTGATATTGACTACAAGGGAAAGATTTTATTATTGAAATAG
- a CDS encoding sigma 54-interacting transcriptional regulator, whose translation MASQEDLIRLIDELHIVRENGDKNQLITALRNLINAYSKSKTVFESIPYAEELNKLLTGDENMLAAARNHDYLGRIYTFLPNFVKSEYHSSKALELYTRLDDSEGKFYAYHNLGMIYRHLGKYDRSLEYLFNAKKYMEQHLKENDDQVTPFFLKRTPSLLEQIGIIYASLNQVDKSREYLKLSLQKAREINGPESISRELINLGVSYSNEDPDIALEYYQEALPLVKEQGGINVLAVVKNNIGGVYEDKGEYEKALVNYQEALQLLEKAKIYKNHCVILKHIGTVNFKMKKYDEALNFVIKSLKEAEKNHQNLEVEENYQLLGNIYKTQGKFQESLENFEKYSQLKDTRLNSEVIEKISNLQKKYDATISKLVKTERKSSLISESLKNQINMNFIGNSHAIKEVHKLALMAAEHCDTNVLITGESGTGKEIIAHIIHFASRRNDNIFIPVNCSSIPENLSESEFFGHKKGAFTGASSDKVGYLEDASSGTLFLDEIGDMPLPLQAKLLRVLETKIVKPIGTNKSIKVNFRLIAATNKDISKLIGENVFRVDLFYRINTIQIHIPPLRERRADIEPLTHFFVSNFAEILKKTVPRITKELIERLREYHFPGNVRELRNMVERAMIMIKTDTLGIESFNLTQTPAICNDQLCYSESTIEEMEKQMIINTLDQTGNNLTHTAKKLGISYSTLNRKIKTYQLR comes from the coding sequence ATGGCGTCACAAGAGGATCTGATTCGTCTAATAGATGAATTGCACATAGTCAGAGAAAACGGTGATAAAAATCAATTGATCACCGCACTAAGAAATCTAATTAATGCTTACAGTAAATCAAAAACAGTCTTTGAATCTATACCTTATGCGGAGGAATTAAATAAATTACTTACCGGTGACGAAAATATGCTGGCTGCTGCCCGAAATCACGATTATCTGGGCCGCATATACACCTTTCTACCAAACTTTGTAAAATCAGAATATCATTCTTCAAAAGCACTTGAACTTTATACCAGACTTGATGACAGTGAGGGGAAATTTTATGCTTATCACAACCTGGGAATGATCTATCGACATTTAGGGAAATATGATCGGAGTCTTGAGTATCTCTTTAATGCTAAAAAATATATGGAACAGCATCTCAAGGAAAATGATGATCAGGTAACCCCTTTTTTTCTTAAGCGAACTCCCAGCTTGCTGGAACAGATTGGGATTATTTATGCTTCGCTGAATCAAGTGGATAAATCAAGAGAATATTTAAAACTCTCCCTCCAGAAAGCGCGTGAAATAAATGGTCCCGAATCAATCAGTAGAGAACTTATTAATCTGGGAGTATCATATAGTAATGAAGATCCGGATATAGCTTTGGAATATTATCAAGAAGCCTTGCCACTGGTAAAAGAGCAAGGTGGAATTAATGTACTGGCAGTAGTAAAAAATAATATTGGTGGTGTATATGAAGATAAGGGAGAATATGAAAAGGCACTCGTAAATTATCAGGAAGCTCTTCAGCTCCTTGAAAAGGCAAAGATATATAAAAATCATTGTGTGATACTTAAACATATCGGCACAGTGAATTTTAAAATGAAGAAATATGATGAAGCATTGAACTTTGTTATTAAAAGCCTTAAGGAAGCTGAGAAAAATCACCAGAATCTGGAAGTAGAGGAGAACTATCAGCTATTAGGCAATATCTATAAAACTCAAGGCAAATTCCAGGAATCACTGGAAAATTTTGAGAAATATTCTCAATTAAAAGACACAAGATTGAATTCCGAAGTGATTGAAAAGATCTCAAATCTGCAAAAGAAGTATGATGCCACGATCAGCAAACTTGTGAAAACAGAGCGAAAAAGCTCATTGATATCAGAATCACTGAAGAATCAGATAAATATGAATTTCATTGGTAATAGTCATGCGATCAAGGAGGTTCACAAGCTGGCACTGATGGCAGCAGAACATTGTGACACTAATGTGCTGATCACTGGAGAAAGCGGGACAGGAAAGGAGATCATAGCCCATATAATTCATTTTGCCTCCCGTCGTAATGATAATATCTTTATCCCGGTAAATTGTAGTTCCATTCCGGAAAATCTAAGTGAAAGTGAATTCTTTGGTCATAAAAAAGGAGCATTTACAGGTGCTTCTTCAGATAAAGTCGGTTATCTGGAAGACGCCAGCAGCGGAACTTTATTTTTAGATGAAATTGGGGATATGCCTTTACCTTTGCAGGCTAAACTGCTGAGGGTATTGGAAACCAAAATAGTGAAGCCAATAGGGACAAATAAATCAATAAAAGTAAATTTCAGGCTGATTGCAGCAACTAATAAAGATATCAGTAAATTAATCGGAGAAAATGTGTTCCGGGTAGATCTGTTTTACAGAATAAATACCATTCAGATCCATATCCCTCCTTTGCGGGAACGTCGGGCGGATATTGAGCCCTTAACTCATTTTTTTGTTTCAAATTTTGCTGAAATCCTGAAAAAAACTGTTCCCCGGATAACTAAGGAATTGATAGAAAGGCTACGGGAATACCATTTTCCCGGGAATGTGCGGGAATTGAGGAATATGGTTGAGAGAGCTATGATCATGATAAAAACGGATACACTCGGTATCGAATCCTTTAATCTCACCCAAACACCAGCGATATGCAATGATCAATTATGCTATTCTGAAAGTACCATAGAAGAAATGGAAAAGCAAATGATCATAAACACACTTGATCAAACAGGAAATAATCTCACTCACACAGCCAAAAAATTAGGAATTTCATATTCAACCTTAAATCGCAAAATCAAAACTTATCAGCTAAGATGA
- a CDS encoding DUF3857 and transglutaminase domain-containing protein codes for MKRAIIMILIIVVSCILTGEEIGFEKAVDLLSAVSTEDYPNSGQIGINNKKIELDEKCRGTYLDETFTKVLNEKGRQNFSLWFFYNTMYDTVYVKTMQVIKQDGTIIEFEPYEILNETGNAFSKFSNIYSETGRILKGDLPDIEVGDIIRYESITTVHNTRIEDNFSDQISVENYYPVLKRYYKLSIPESIKLNIHHINSKEGYVDFSESLEAGKNIYEFNVSVAPEVLYEPSMENINEFGYYIMLTTMNSWESISKWYYSLVAPHLDINDAMENKVNELIEGCTSRQEKAEKIFYWVARKVRYLGVDKETYKPGYEPHDVSYTFSTLGGVCRDKAALLVAMLRIAGISSDPILISSGYKLNAAAPVMWFNHAVAVSYDESGEPELFYDPTNENTKELFPKYLEDYTYIIASEHGAELRIVPVSPAEDNNIEVMIDIVVDENNDADCSVIMNYTGLPDGYIRSSLMNMNPQKKQEIIEAIISRIHPFSNLIDYTISDPNNKDEYISLSFEFKVDNYISESDDLKFIRLEASRLALFPFYDYHLYAFNISERKYPFKLDNTYSLDIIETIKFPDEISEVSIPEINDLDKKGFNFTFKHEKPDSRSLSFKTNFSINEIHFEKEDFPDLKNEIANLATYEKLYIIIEN; via the coding sequence ATGAAAAGAGCAATAATAATGATTTTAATAATTGTAGTTTCTTGTATTTTAACAGGCGAAGAAATCGGTTTTGAAAAAGCAGTTGATCTATTGAGTGCTGTTTCTACGGAAGACTATCCAAATTCAGGTCAAATTGGGATAAATAATAAAAAGATTGAATTGGATGAAAAATGCAGGGGAACATATCTCGATGAGACTTTCACAAAAGTTCTTAATGAAAAGGGGAGACAAAACTTCAGCTTGTGGTTTTTTTATAACACTATGTATGATACTGTATATGTGAAAACGATGCAGGTAATTAAACAAGACGGGACAATCATTGAATTTGAGCCTTATGAGATATTGAACGAAACCGGTAATGCTTTTTCCAAATTTTCAAATATATATTCTGAAACAGGTAGAATTCTAAAGGGTGATCTACCAGATATTGAAGTTGGTGATATAATCAGGTATGAATCAATTACAACTGTGCATAATACAAGAATAGAGGATAACTTCTCAGACCAAATATCAGTAGAGAATTATTATCCAGTACTGAAAAGATATTACAAATTGAGCATTCCCGAAAGTATTAAGTTAAATATTCACCATATAAACAGTAAGGAAGGCTATGTTGATTTTTCAGAAAGCTTAGAAGCTGGCAAAAATATTTATGAATTTAATGTTTCCGTAGCCCCGGAAGTTCTCTATGAGCCTTCTATGGAAAACATTAATGAATTTGGTTATTATATAATGCTGACCACGATGAATAGTTGGGAAAGTATCTCGAAATGGTATTACAGTCTCGTTGCACCTCATCTTGATATAAATGATGCAATGGAAAATAAAGTAAACGAATTGATCGAAGGTTGTACTTCAAGGCAGGAGAAGGCGGAAAAAATATTTTACTGGGTTGCTCGAAAAGTTCGATATCTTGGTGTTGATAAAGAAACTTACAAGCCTGGTTATGAGCCGCATGATGTATCATACACATTTTCAACTCTGGGAGGAGTTTGCAGGGATAAAGCTGCCTTACTGGTGGCAATGTTACGAATCGCAGGAATTAGCTCTGATCCGATATTGATTTCAAGTGGATATAAATTAAATGCTGCTGCCCCAGTAATGTGGTTTAATCATGCAGTTGCAGTGAGCTATGATGAAAGTGGAGAACCGGAATTATTTTATGACCCCACCAATGAAAATACTAAAGAGCTTTTTCCCAAGTATCTTGAGGATTATACTTACATTATTGCTTCAGAACATGGAGCAGAGCTTAGGATCGTTCCGGTTTCTCCGGCAGAGGATAATAACATTGAGGTAATGATAGACATTGTTGTAGATGAGAACAATGATGCTGACTGCTCAGTGATAATGAATTATACTGGTCTGCCAGATGGATATATCCGCAGCAGTTTAATGAATATGAATCCTCAGAAGAAACAGGAAATTATTGAAGCAATAATTTCCAGAATACATCCATTCTCAAATCTAATTGACTATACGATTTCCGATCCAAATAATAAAGATGAATATATAAGTTTATCTTTTGAGTTCAAGGTAGATAATTACATTTCTGAAAGTGATGATTTAAAATTCATCAGGCTTGAAGCTTCCAGGTTAGCGTTGTTTCCCTTTTATGATTATCATTTGTATGCTTTCAATATATCAGAGAGAAAATATCCTTTTAAGCTGGATAATACCTACAGCTTAGACATTATAGAAACAATCAAATTCCCTGATGAGATTTCTGAAGTATCCATTCCGGAAATAAATGATTTAGATAAAAAAGGGTTTAACTTTACCTTTAAACATGAGAAACCTGACAGTCGGTCTTTGTCTTTTAAAACTAATTTTTCAATAAATGAAATTCATTTTGAGAAGGAAGATTTTCCTGATCTTAAAAATGAAATTGCCAATCTGGCTACATACGAAAAGCTCTATATAATTATAGAAAATTAG
- a CDS encoding right-handed parallel beta-helix repeat-containing protein: protein MRLRIFFILIIIIFSHIARSDIIDAEGDQSGIWQSGNTYQVVGHIYVNTGNTLLIEPGTTVMFMAHYTFTVTGILIAAGTNADSILFTYDRSNTQSDNWNRISFEESQSSASIISYCILEYASVPISCRENANILISNNTFRIGLVAIEVVRSSPLIQYNHMDDYHKGVYAEEASALLVIRRNVFTNMSFAGVWCSSADSCLVEDNTVLASESWGIYCCSTDAIIRNNVIHGAGGYGIICRYQMESIISRNLITDSYGGVAYDSAQQTELINNTIVNCKTGLYLDDETEPIDIINNIFYDNYTAMNLHLPEDYCFSNNLFWENSINLTGSEMVDLGIICMYNNNGTPCDIYQNLFTNPLFEDPELDYYTLTINSPAIDAGLNSYEYYDPDGTIADLGAYYLPQAPAIPVAAFTSDIYFGQADLCVSFRSESTGYIDTYLWNFGDGNTSNAENPVHIYEENGEYNVSLTVSGPSGSDTCQEENYIIVMPQIQVSGDLSGLWTSEYCYCLVEDASINHNTTLTIEPGTLIRFMGQYTLTVIGTLIAEGTETDSIRFTSGNRRPFEGDWASINFITSEADNSVFNHVIVEYAEIGIYLHYTALHITNSRISDNFCGIEIMEAAPVIEGNYITSNYDLGMDIHDNSPCTVSNNYFYDNQEDIFLRTYGPPLITGNTFRKAQRKAIRCYGTTADISGNLFIDNPVSIILDASYPLIHHNVFCGGGTTGVWGFGDNNTPEIYNNTFINLIYGIRIFTSTQFLVTNNAFYGNEYALYSYPLTSNLDHNLFYNNVINYGGNVPDWFEVIEYENENSDPCDLNYNLFISPEFVDPQLLDFHLTRESPCIDAGNPDPIYNDPDDTISDIGAFYLHHLVDNDENGIMPSEISFASYPNPFNPETNIEFELEDAGKVKLTVYNIKGQKVAELIDEEMEAGKHSLVWNAKGCGSSCYFIHLSTGSYSLFQKVVLLK, encoded by the coding sequence TCTGGCAGAGTGGCAATACTTATCAGGTAGTGGGTCATATTTACGTAAATACAGGCAACACTCTTCTGATCGAACCGGGAACAACAGTGATGTTCATGGCACATTATACATTTACAGTAACAGGTATCCTTATTGCTGCCGGAACGAATGCAGATTCCATACTCTTTACTTATGACAGGTCTAATACTCAATCCGATAACTGGAACCGGATATCCTTCGAGGAATCACAGTCTTCAGCTAGTATAATTTCATATTGTATTCTTGAATACGCTTCTGTACCCATTAGCTGCCGGGAAAATGCAAATATCCTGATTTCCAATAATACTTTTCGTATAGGCTTAGTTGCTATTGAAGTTGTAAGGTCTTCACCTTTGATCCAGTATAATCACATGGATGACTACCATAAAGGTGTTTATGCTGAGGAAGCATCAGCACTATTAGTCATACGCAGAAATGTGTTCACCAATATGTCATTTGCTGGTGTATGGTGTAGCAGCGCTGATAGCTGCCTGGTCGAAGATAACACTGTTCTAGCATCAGAAAGTTGGGGAATATACTGTTGCAGCACTGATGCAATAATCAGAAATAATGTTATTCATGGTGCCGGAGGCTATGGTATTATCTGCAGATATCAGATGGAATCCATAATTAGCAGAAATCTGATCACAGACAGTTATGGAGGTGTAGCTTATGATTCTGCTCAACAAACTGAATTGATCAATAACACCATCGTAAATTGCAAAACAGGATTATATTTGGATGATGAAACTGAGCCTATTGATATAATAAATAATATTTTCTATGATAATTACACAGCAATGAATCTGCATTTGCCGGAAGATTACTGCTTCAGCAATAATCTATTCTGGGAAAACAGCATCAATTTAACCGGGAGCGAAATGGTTGATCTGGGGATCATCTGCATGTATAATAATAATGGTACTCCATGTGATATATATCAAAATTTATTTACAAATCCATTATTTGAAGATCCTGAGCTTGATTATTACACACTGACTATTAATTCACCAGCTATCGACGCCGGTCTAAACAGTTATGAATACTATGATCCCGATGGCACGATTGCTGATTTAGGAGCTTATTACCTGCCGCAAGCTCCAGCAATCCCTGTCGCTGCTTTCACCTCAGACATATACTTCGGTCAAGCAGACCTGTGTGTTAGTTTCCGCTCAGAATCCACTGGCTATATTGATACCTATCTCTGGAATTTTGGGGATGGAAATACCAGTAATGCAGAAAATCCTGTTCACATATATGAAGAAAATGGCGAGTATAATGTATCTCTTACCGTATCAGGACCTTCTGGTTCTGATACTTGTCAGGAAGAAAACTACATCATAGTAATGCCCCAAATACAAGTTAGCGGTGATCTTTCTGGTCTTTGGACATCTGAATATTGCTACTGCCTGGTGGAAGATGCCTCCATCAATCATAATACTACTCTCACGATAGAACCAGGAACCCTGATCAGGTTTATGGGGCAATATACTTTGACAGTAATTGGAACTTTGATTGCTGAAGGTACAGAAACAGACAGTATCAGGTTCACATCAGGCAACCGGCGACCTTTTGAAGGAGACTGGGCATCAATAAACTTTATAACCAGCGAAGCAGACAACAGCGTATTTAATCATGTAATAGTGGAATATGCAGAAATAGGGATTTATTTGCATTATACTGCTTTACATATCACGAATTCGAGGATTTCTGATAATTTTTGCGGAATTGAAATCATGGAAGCAGCACCTGTGATTGAAGGGAATTATATTACAAGTAACTATGATCTTGGTATGGATATCCATGATAATTCCCCCTGTACAGTTAGTAATAATTACTTTTATGATAACCAGGAAGATATTTTTCTTAGAACTTATGGCCCTCCTCTTATCACTGGAAATACTTTCAGAAAAGCACAAAGAAAAGCAATCAGGTGTTATGGCACAACTGCCGATATATCGGGTAATTTATTTATCGACAATCCTGTAAGTATCATACTTGATGCAAGTTATCCGCTCATACATCATAACGTGTTTTGCGGAGGCGGCACTACCGGAGTCTGGGGTTTTGGCGATAATAATACTCCCGAGATTTATAATAATACCTTTATCAATCTAATTTATGGAATTCGTATCTTCACTTCAACCCAATTTTTGGTCACGAACAATGCTTTTTATGGTAATGAATATGCCCTTTATTCCTATCCCCTAACTTCTAATTTAGATCATAACCTATTTTACAATAATGTGATAAACTACGGTGGTAATGTTCCCGACTGGTTTGAAGTAATAGAATATGAGAACGAAAATAGTGATCCCTGTGATCTCAATTATAATCTGTTTATATCACCTGAATTTGTTGATCCGCAGTTATTAGATTTTCATCTAACCAGAGAATCGCCCTGCATAGATGCTGGAAATCCTGATCCCATCTATAATGATCCTGATGATACAATCTCCGATATTGGGGCATTTTACCTTCATCATCTGGTCGATAATGATGAAAATGGAATCATGCCTTCTGAAATTTCTTTTGCCAGTTACCCTAATCCTTTTAATCCCGAAACTAATATTGAATTTGAACTTGAGGATGCTGGAAAAGTAAAATTGACGGTTTATAATATTAAGGGACAAAAAGTGGCAGAACTGATTGATGAAGAAATGGAAGCCGGCAAACATAGTCTTGTCTGGAATGCTAAAGGGTGCGGTAGTAGCTGCTATTTTATACACTTGTCCACAGGATCGTATTCACTATTTCAAAAAGTGGTCTTACTTAAATAA